A single Lolium perenne isolate Kyuss_39 chromosome 6, Kyuss_2.0, whole genome shotgun sequence DNA region contains:
- the LOC127308532 gene encoding BRCT domain-containing protein At4g02110 — protein MSSPDDDDRNLFAGVRFVLVGFDSVSESQYRAEMVRRGGADAGRLGGGCTHVVACGRVYDDPVCVAARAQGHKVVSELWVDDSLDRAVLADADRVIYWPTRDLKGIPGSDELRICLTGYQRNDREDIMKMVALMGAHFSKPLVGGVVTHLVCYKFEGEKYDLAKKVNIKLTNHRWLEDCLKSWEILPVDDYSKSSWELEMLEAQVKDSDDEVEDVDRKPFNSRSSVKRTPNPQSSIRTSGNPGIDAQIRPPIIPNDDKNMAVDRHLNTPSQIKKEGNMIKKTHDITAQLQGTPNFSRLASSANTDSGAPIQTAFVKSGNRVEAEERNLNSPDQVHAAEYEYVNTSDQIRKEENMVKKTHDITAQLQATPNFSRLASSANTDGAAPIQIPFGNSDNREEAAVRNLNSPNHLQAAEYEYVNTSGQTRKEENMVKKTHDITAQLQATPNFSRFASSADTDSGAPIQPPFVISGNREEAAVRNLNNPNQVQVDVGTDIATGAPGATSSSDIATGATGTPSSSTMAVPANHHFHSSNDTLMVPKNTATPRARKTGARRPCSVSMEVDGSVVNNGKAVVSESETDKIIPCQQAGTIPKDGSSIASATEREITSLKKVPAGTPSSSRMSVLANHNFSSSNETLTVPKTKATPRARNAGAKRPHSDSLEVDGSVVNNGKAVVSEPETEKMLPCQLASATSKKGSSSASVTERKTTSSKKVPFGGVRSAHAKRQQSVHIEVNAAQVGSQLELNKVISQENIETGPKRFCSSALDAEHERKSPKKLPNTRVKSTVAKKSRKSDTNMTTESPADEAEKVPAESLFDDLFPSENVEDCPKKLSSTASVDGCDAISPENMSKTRARKVVAKRKIKAVEDKSGSKHNKIGSALVSAAKAFSSKRMESTCNIDEVTADQDSRKDNNDAMRDVSVSSCKDTLTVEKLEGMHKSKLRCSERNKALASDHDKENQQDHGNLSSKSDCGKGGLNSKFALRSARNKATASDHDKENRHDPGNLSSKSDCENRGLNSKFDLESAKKNTDMLDKHGGREGNGAGTFITLDPTCFILSGHRWQRRDYRSILRRLKGRVCRDSHHWSYQATHFIAPDPLRRTEKFFAAAAAGRWILKPDYLTSCNEAGKLLDEGPFEWSGTGLNEGETISFEAPRKWRAIKQQMGHGAFYGMQIIVYGQLIAPSLDTVKRAVRAGDGNILATSPPYTRFLNSGVDFAVISASMPSADAWVQEFISHNIPCVSADYLVEYVCKPGYPLDRHVLFKTNRLANKSLAKLLKNQQEVATDDLEELEDDDPADDLSCSVCGSTDRGEVMLICGSEDGSVGCGAGMHIDCCEPPLECVPDDDWLCPKCDVSKAKKKPSAPSKSRGSKRRR, from the exons ATGTCTTCGCCGGACGACGACGACCGCAACCTCTTCGCCGGCGTCCGCTTCGTCCTCGTCGGCTTCGACAGCGTCTCCGAGTCCCAG TACCGGGCGGAGATGGTGCGGCGCGGCGGCGCCGACGCCGGGCGGCTCGGCGGCGGCTGCACCCACGTCGTCGCCTGCGGCCGCGTCTAC GATGACCCCGTGTGCGTGGCGGCGCGAGCGCAGGGCCACAAGGTCGTCAGCGAGCTCTGGGTCGACGACAGCTTGGACCGGGCTGTTCTCGCCGATGCCGACAGG GTTATTTATTGGCCAACGAGAGATTTGAAGGGAATACCGGGCAGTGACGAACTCCGGATCTGTTTGACGGGGTACCAACGGAATGACCGCGAAGATATAATG AAAATGGTCGCTCTGATGGGCGCCCACTTCTCCAAGCCTTTGGTAGGAGGCGTAGTCACTCATCTTGTTTGCTATAAATTTGAAG GTGAGAAGTACGACCTTGCTAAAAAGGTGAACATCAAGCTTACTAATCACCGGTGGTTGGAAGATTG CTTAAAGTCATGGGAAATTCTTCCAGTAGATGATTATAGCAAGAG TAGTTGGGAACTAGAGATGCTGGAGGCGCAAGTCAAGGATTCGGACGATGAAGTAGAAGATGTAGACAGAAAGCCATTCAACAGCAGATCCAGTGTTAAGCGCACTCCCAACCCCCAAAGTAGCATAAGAACTTCTGGCAATCCTGGCATCGATGCACAGATCCGTCCACCCATCATTCCCAATGATGATAAAAATATGGCTGTGGATAGGCATCTGAACACTCCAAGTCAGATCAAGAAGGAAggaaatatgatcaagaagacacATGATATCACAGCTCAACTTCAAGGCACTCCTAACTTTAGTAGGTTAGCAAGTTCTGCTAACACTGATAGTGGTGCTCCCATTCAAACTGCATTTGTTAAGAGTGGCAATAGAGTGGAAGCTGAAGAAAGAAATCTGAACAGTCCAGATCAGGTCCATGCAGCTGAATACGAATATGTTAACACTTCAGATCAGATCAGAAAGGAAGAAAATATGGTCAAGAAGACACATGATATCACAGCTCAACTTCAAGCCACTCCTAACTTTAGTAGGTTAGCAAGTTCTGCGAACACTGATGGTGCTGCTCCCATTCAAATTCCATTTGGTAACAGTGACAACAGAGAGGAAGCTGCAGTAAGAAATCTGAACAGTccaaatcacttacaggcagctGAATATGAATATGTTAACACTTCAGGTCAGACCAGAAAGGAAGAAAATATGGTCAAGAAGACACATGATATCACAGCTCAACTTCAAGCCACTCCCAATTTCAGTAGGTTTGCAAGTTCTGCGGATACTGATAGTGGGGCTCCCATTCAACCTCCATTTGTTATCAGTGGCAATAGAGAGGAAGCTGCAGTAAGAAATTTGAACAATCCAAATCAGGTCCAGGTAGATGTTGGAACAGATATTGCAACTGGTGCACCAGGCGCTACAAGCTCAAGCGATATTGCAACTGGTGCAACAGGCACTCCAAGCTCAAGCACAATGGCAGTTCCTGCTAACCATCATTTTCATTCCTCAAATGACACCCTCATGGTACCAAAGAACACAGCAACTCCTAGAGCTAGGAAAACAGGTGCCAGGAGACCCTGCAGTGTTAGCATGGAGGTTGATGGGTCAGTGGTTAATAATGGCAAGGCAGTTGTTTCTGAATCAGAGACTGACAAAATAATTCCTTGTCAGCAGGCTGGTACAATTCCTAAAGATGGATCCAGTATTGCAAGTGCAACGGAAAGAGAAATAACTTCTCTAAAGAAAGTTCCAGCTGGCACTCCCAGCTCAAGCAGGATGTCAGTTCTTGCTAACCATAATTTCAGTTCCTCAAATGAGACCCTCACGGTACCAAAGACCAAGGCAACTCCTAGAGCAAGAAATGCTGGTGCTAAGAGACCCCACAGTGATAGCCTGGAGGTTGATGGATCAGTGGTTAACAATGGTAAGGCAGTAGTTTCTGAACCAGAGACTGAAAAAATGCTTCCTTGCCAGCTTGCCAGTGCAACATCTAAAAAGGGCTCCAGTAGTGCAAGTGTAACGGAACGAAAAACAACTTCTTCAAAGAAAGTTCCATTTGGTGGAGTCAGGAGTGCCCATGCGAAGAGGCAACAGAGTGTACACATTGAGGTTAATGCTGCACAGGTAGGATCTCAGTTGGAGTTAAATAAAGTGATTTCTCAGGAAAACATTGAGACAGGTCCTAAGAGGTTTTGTAGCAGTGCACTTGATGCTGAACATGAAAGAAAGTCACCCAAGAAATTGCCTAATACGAGGGTGAAAAGTACAGTTGCCAAGAAGTCTCGAAAATCTGACACCAACATGACCACTGAATCACCAGCTGATGAAGCTGAAAAAGTACCTGCAGAGTCACTGTTTGATGATTTGTTTCCTTCAGAAAATGTAGAAGATTGCCCTAAAAAGCTTTCAAGTACTGCAAGTGTGGATGGTTGTGATGCAATTTCTCCTGAGAACATGTCGAAAACTAGAGCTAGGAAAGTGGTTGCCAAGAGGAAAATAAAAGCCGTGGAAGACAAGTCAGGCAGCAAGCATAACAAAATTGGTAGTGCACTTGTATCTGCAGCTAAAGCATTCTCATCAAAGAGAATGGAGAGCACATGCAATATCGATGAAGTAACTGCCGACCAGGACTCCCGGAAGGACAATAATGATGCTATGAGAGATGTATCTGTATCTTCTTGCAAAGACACTCTCACCGTAGAAAAATTAGAAGGAATGCACAAGTCTAAGTTGAGATGTAGTGAAAGAAATAAAGCTCTTGCTTCAGACCATGACAAAGAGAACCAACAAGACCATGGCAATCTCAGTTCTAAATCGGATTGTGGAAAAGGTGGTTTGAACTCCAAATTTGCTTTGAGAAGTGCAAGAAATAAAGCTACTGCTTCAGACCATGACAAAGAGAACCGGCACGACCCTGGTAATCTCAGTTCTAAATCCGATTGTGAAAATCGTGGTTTGAATTCCAAGTTCGATTTGGAATcagcgaagaaaaacacagataTGCTGGACAAGCATGGAGGGAGAGAAGGAAATGGAGCTGGAACCTTCATCACATTGGACCCTACATGCTTTATTTTAAGTGGACATCGTTGGCAGAGAAGAGATTATAGGTCAATACTTAGACGCCTGAAGGGAAGAGTTTGCAGGGATTCACATCATTGGTCATATCAAGCAACACATTTTATTGCTCCGGACCCTCTTAGGAGAACTGAAAAGTTCTTCGCAGCAGCTGCTGCAGGCAG GTGGATACTCAAGCCTGATTACTTGACCTCTTGCAATGAGGCTGGCAAGTTGTTAGATGAAGGGCCATTTGAATGGTCTGGCACTGGCCTCAATGAGGGTGAAACAATTAGCTTTGAAGCTCCCAGGAAATGGCGTGCTATAAAGCAACAGATGGGTCATGGTGCCTTCTACGGAATGCAGATAATTGTGTATGGACAGCTCATTGCTCCTTCACTG GATACTGTGAAGCGTGCGGTGCGTGCAGGCGATGGCAACATCTTGGCAACCTCTCCACCATATACCCGGTTCTTGAACTCTGGTGTTGACTTTGCTGTTATCTCAGCGAGCATGCCCAGTGCAGATGCATGGGTTCAAGAATTCATCAGTCACAACATCCCATGTGTCAGCGCTGACTACCTGGTCGAGTACGTGTGCAAGCCTGGGTACCCCCTTGACAGACACGTTCTCTTCAAGACGAACCGTCTGGCCAACAAGTCCCTTGCCAAACTGCTGAAAAACCAACAAGAGGTGGCCACAGATGATCTGGAAGAACTTGAGGACGATGATCCTGCTGATGACCTGAGCTGCTCAGTTTGCGGGAGCACGGACCGGGGAGAGGTGATGCTGATCTGTGGCAGCGAGGACGGCTCGGTTGGCTGCGGCGCTGGCATGCACATTGACTGCTGCGAACCTCCTCTGGAGTGTGTCCCAGATGACGATTGGCTGTGCCCCAAGTGCGACGTGTCCAAAGCCAAGAAGAAACCTTCGGCCCCCAGCAAATCGAGAGGATCAAAGCGGAGGAGGTGA
- the LOC127308531 gene encoding arabinogalactan O-methyltransferase 1-like, producing MRHQSHYPTPRVELIPSLPRSGHFPRRRPTAMKPPSRLIIAALVVATSLLVPSLLRSPLPPLPCLPAVTAPSGTGYQPSGLAALADAAVYYATTPTVPQQTHDEISLALAVLRRRAPVRLLVFGLGHDSPLWHALNPGGVTVFLEEDPEWHRAVCSASPFLRSHLVSYHTRLDQADLLFDNYRRVPSCVPGAGADDEPAVQGNDACPLALHDLPPEVYEHEWDVLMLDAPKGYFAAAPGRMAAIWTAAAMARARRGEGDTDVFLHDVDRKVEKMYAEEFLCDRFRVGGAGRLWHFSIPPVSRRDNTTAAGGGERPFC from the coding sequence ATGCGCCATCAATCCCATTATCCCACTCCGCGCGTCGAACTCATTCCCAGCTTACCAAGATCCGGCCACTTCCCGCGCCGGCGACCCACCGCAATGAAGCCCCCGAGCCGCCTCATCATCGCCGCGCTGGTCGTCGCCACGTCGCTGCTGGTCCCTAGCCTCCTCAGATCACCGCTGCCGCCGCTCCCGTGCCTGCCCGCCGTCACTGCCCCCTCAGGCACCGGGTACCAGCCGTCCGGCCTCGCCGCGCTCGCCGACGCCGCCGTCTACTACGCCACCACGCCGACGGTTCCGCAGCAGACGCACGACGAGATATCGCTGGCCCTCGCCGTgctccgccgccgcgcgcctGTGCGGCTGCTGGTGTTCGGCCTCGGCCACGACTCGCCGCTCTGGCACGCGCTCAACCCCGGCGGCGTCACCGTGTTCCTGGAGGAGGACCCGGAGTGGCACCGCGCCGTGTGCTCGGCGTCGCCGTTCCTGCGCTCCCACCTGGTCAGCTACCACACGCGGCTAGACCAGGCCGACCTCCTCTTCGACAACTACAGGCGGGTCCCGTCCTGCGTCCCCGGCGCCGGCGCCGATGACGAGCCCGCCGTCCAGGGAAACGACGCGTGCCCGCTGGCGCTGCACGACCTGCCGCCGGAGGTGTACGAGCACGAGTGGGACGTGCTCATGTTGGACGCCCCCAAGGGGTACTTCGCGGCGGCGCCGGGGAGGATGGCGGCGATATggacggcggcggcgatggcgcggGCGAGGCGCGGCGAGGGCGACACCGACGTCTTCCTGCACGACGTGGACCGGAAGGTGGAGAAGATGTACGCCGAGGAGTTCCTCTGCGACCGGTTCCGGGTGGGAGGGGCCGGCCGGCTCTGGCATTTCAGCATCCCGCCGGTGTCGCGGCGGGACAACACGACGGCGGCCGGCGGTGGCGAGAGGCCGTTTTGCTGA